In one window of Tumebacillus algifaecis DNA:
- the mdh gene encoding malate dehydrogenase, translating to MTMKRNKITIVGAGFTGATTALFLAQKELGDIVLLDIPQLENPTKGKALDMFEATPVLGVDSNIIGTSNYEDTADSNVVIITAGIARKPGMSRDDLVATNAGIVKSVTEQVVKYSPNSILIILSNPVDAMTYVAYKTSGFPKNRVIGQSGVLDTARFRSFIAMELGVSVEDIQGFVLGGHGDDMVPLVRYSYAGGIPLEKLIPAERLEEIVQRARVGGGEIVQLLGNGSAYYAPAASLAQMTEAILKDKKRILPSIALLEGEYGYNDLFMGVPTLLGKGGIEKVFELELTADEKTALDKSADSVRKVIEVVEGR from the coding sequence ATGACCATGAAGCGTAACAAAATCACTATCGTCGGCGCAGGCTTTACCGGTGCAACCACCGCACTTTTCCTGGCACAAAAAGAATTGGGCGACATCGTCCTGCTCGACATCCCGCAATTGGAGAACCCGACAAAAGGCAAGGCGCTCGATATGTTTGAAGCTACCCCGGTACTTGGGGTCGATTCGAACATCATCGGCACCTCGAACTACGAAGACACAGCTGACTCCAATGTTGTCATCATCACCGCAGGTATTGCACGCAAGCCGGGCATGAGCCGCGATGATCTTGTGGCAACCAACGCGGGCATCGTGAAGTCCGTTACTGAGCAAGTGGTGAAGTACTCTCCGAATTCGATCTTGATCATCCTGTCCAACCCAGTAGACGCGATGACCTATGTCGCTTACAAAACTTCCGGTTTCCCGAAAAACCGTGTTATCGGTCAATCGGGTGTGCTCGACACAGCTCGTTTCCGCTCGTTCATCGCGATGGAGCTGGGCGTTTCCGTTGAAGACATCCAAGGCTTCGTGCTTGGAGGACATGGTGACGACATGGTTCCGCTCGTGCGTTACTCCTACGCTGGCGGCATCCCGCTTGAGAAGCTGATCCCGGCTGAGCGTCTCGAAGAGATCGTACAACGCGCACGCGTTGGCGGCGGTGAGATTGTGCAACTGCTCGGCAACGGCTCTGCTTACTACGCACCGGCTGCATCGCTCGCTCAGATGACCGAAGCGATCCTCAAAGACAAAAAGCGCATTCTGCCTTCCATCGCACTGCTCGAAGGCGAATACGGCTACAACGACCTGTTCATGGGCGTACCGACACTGCTTGGCAAAGGCGGTATCGAAAAAGTGTTCGAACTCGAACTGACTGCGGACGAAAAAACGGCGTTGGACAAATCTGCTGACTCCGTTCGCAAAGTGATCGAAGTCGTAGAAGGCCGCTAG
- a CDS encoding ABC transporter permease, producing the protein MLRFILRRVVYGLITLWVIVSLTFILMHNLPGDPFAASERLNDATKAILLKHYGLDDPIWVQYGRYLQNIVSGDLGVSFFYPTRTVNEIIGQTFPTSAQLGLYSIVVAITIGLTLGIVAALNHNKGLDYFAMFTAIVGVSVPAFVIGPLLSYYIGVQLGWLPPALWKGPSYVILPTITLAFGTLATMARMMRTSMLDVVNQDYIKTARSKGLSRITIVVKHTVRNAILPIITILGPLTVNIMTGTLVVEQIFAVPGMGKHFVNSITTNDYTMIMGMTIFYSGLLILAIIVTDILYGVVDPRIRLAKGGK; encoded by the coding sequence GTGCTTCGTTTTATCCTCCGTCGTGTTGTTTACGGTTTGATCACCCTTTGGGTAATCGTTTCTCTGACCTTTATCTTGATGCATAACCTTCCGGGCGATCCGTTCGCTGCTTCTGAACGTTTGAATGACGCCACTAAAGCGATCCTGTTGAAACACTATGGTCTGGATGACCCGATTTGGGTTCAATATGGACGCTACCTGCAAAACATCGTGAGTGGTGACTTAGGTGTATCCTTCTTCTATCCAACACGTACAGTTAATGAAATCATTGGACAGACGTTCCCGACGTCAGCTCAACTCGGGCTTTACTCGATCGTTGTCGCGATCACCATCGGTTTGACCCTTGGTATCGTCGCAGCGCTGAACCACAACAAAGGCTTAGACTACTTTGCAATGTTTACAGCGATCGTCGGTGTCTCCGTTCCGGCCTTCGTAATCGGTCCGTTGCTCTCGTACTACATCGGGGTGCAGCTCGGATGGTTGCCGCCGGCACTGTGGAAAGGTCCATCATATGTCATCTTGCCGACTATTACGCTCGCCTTTGGTACATTGGCTACCATGGCACGTATGATGCGTACTTCCATGCTTGATGTCGTCAACCAAGACTACATCAAGACCGCACGTTCGAAAGGTCTTTCCCGCATTACGATCGTTGTCAAGCACACCGTTCGTAACGCAATTCTGCCGATCATCACGATCTTGGGCCCGCTCACCGTCAACATCATGACCGGTACCCTCGTCGTTGAACAGATCTTCGCAGTTCCAGGCATGGGTAAACACTTTGTAAACTCTATCACGACGAATGACTACACGATGATCATGGGTATGACGATCTTCTACTCGGGTCTGCTCATTCTCGCTATCATCGTGACAGATATCCTTTACGGGGTTGTCGATCCGCGTATCCGTCTGGCGAAAGGTGGGAAGTAA
- a CDS encoding ABC transporter permease produces MQPVTQDKFKLANKQSDAERVVRPSVSYWADAWRRLKKNKVAMIGLVLLTLLAILAIAGPEIQPYHYQEQDLSVRNQSPTLDHWFGTDDFGRDQWVRVWWGVRISLFIGIVAASLDFVIGILYGGISAYFGGRIDDVMQRFVEIVYGIPYLILIILLIMVMGPGIFTIILAMASVGWVGMARLVRGQILSLKEQEYVLAARTLGASPWRIILRHLIPNALGIIIVQITFTVPGAIFAEAFLSFIGLGIKVPLASLGSLVNDGVQSMRNFPFRLICPSLVFACIMLSFNLLGDGLRDALDPRLRK; encoded by the coding sequence ATGCAACCTGTTACTCAAGACAAGTTTAAACTGGCCAATAAGCAATCGGATGCAGAGCGTGTCGTTCGTCCTTCCGTTTCCTACTGGGCAGATGCATGGCGCCGCCTGAAGAAAAACAAAGTGGCGATGATCGGCTTGGTTCTTTTGACCCTGCTTGCTATATTGGCAATCGCTGGTCCGGAAATCCAACCGTACCATTATCAAGAGCAAGACCTCTCTGTTCGTAACCAATCCCCGACGCTGGATCATTGGTTCGGCACTGACGATTTTGGTCGTGACCAATGGGTTCGCGTATGGTGGGGCGTTCGTATTTCGTTGTTTATCGGTATCGTCGCAGCATCTCTCGACTTTGTAATCGGTATTTTGTATGGCGGTATTTCCGCTTACTTTGGCGGTCGTATCGACGATGTGATGCAGCGTTTTGTTGAGATCGTATACGGTATTCCTTACCTCATCTTGATCATCTTGTTGATCATGGTCATGGGGCCAGGTATATTCACCATCATTTTGGCAATGGCTTCTGTCGGTTGGGTCGGTATGGCCCGTCTTGTACGCGGCCAGATTCTGTCCCTGAAAGAGCAAGAGTACGTGCTTGCCGCTCGTACGCTTGGTGCTAGCCCGTGGCGCATCATCCTGCGTCACTTGATCCCGAACGCACTGGGGATCATCATCGTTCAAATCACGTTTACCGTTCCAGGTGCGATCTTCGCGGAAGCATTCCTGTCCTTCATCGGTCTGGGGATTAAAGTTCCGCTCGCATCTCTCGGTTCTCTGGTAAACGACGGCGTGCAATCGATGCGTAACTTCCCGTTCCGTCTGATCTGCCCGTCCCTCGTCTTCGCGTGCATCATGCTGTCCTTCAACCTGTTGGGTGACGGATTGCGCGACGCTCTCGACCCGAGACTTCGTAAATAA
- a CDS encoding ABC transporter ATP-binding protein has translation MNNILEVKDLKVSFHTYAGEVQAVRGVTFNLKKGECLAIVGESGCGKSVTSQAIMRLIQTPPGEIKADSQILFDGKTDIVKLTDREMENVRGSEMGMIFQDPMTSLNPTMKVGSQIAEGLIKHQGLSRQAARERAIEMLRLVGIPNPESRVEQYPHQFSGGMRQRVMIAIALACNPKLLIADEPTTALDVTIQAQILDLMRDLQEKTGASIIIITHDLGVVADVAQKVVVMYAGKVVENGLIDDVFYNPQHPYTWGLLRSVPRLDSSKDEDLIPIEGTPPDLIAPPKGCAFAPRCPYAMEICMEQDPEMTKLDQNHSAACWLLHPNAPKVERPVEVGGGHHNG, from the coding sequence ATGAACAACATCTTGGAAGTCAAAGACTTAAAGGTATCGTTCCACACCTATGCTGGTGAAGTTCAAGCCGTACGTGGCGTTACCTTCAACTTGAAAAAAGGTGAATGCCTTGCGATCGTGGGTGAGTCCGGTTGCGGTAAATCTGTAACCTCGCAAGCGATCATGCGCCTGATTCAAACCCCGCCAGGTGAGATCAAAGCAGATTCGCAGATCTTGTTTGACGGTAAAACTGACATCGTTAAGTTGACCGATAGAGAAATGGAGAACGTTCGTGGTTCGGAGATGGGCATGATCTTCCAAGACCCGATGACTTCTCTGAACCCGACCATGAAAGTTGGCTCTCAGATTGCGGAAGGTCTGATCAAACACCAAGGTCTGTCCCGTCAAGCAGCTCGTGAGCGTGCGATTGAAATGTTGCGCCTCGTTGGGATTCCGAACCCGGAATCTCGCGTGGAGCAATATCCGCATCAATTTTCCGGCGGTATGCGTCAGCGTGTCATGATCGCAATCGCGCTGGCGTGCAACCCGAAGCTTTTGATCGCCGACGAGCCGACCACCGCGCTCGACGTTACGATTCAGGCTCAGATCCTCGACCTGATGCGCGATCTGCAAGAGAAAACCGGTGCTTCGATCATCATCATCACCCATGACTTGGGCGTTGTTGCTGACGTAGCGCAAAAAGTTGTCGTTATGTACGCTGGTAAAGTTGTAGAGAACGGCCTGATCGACGATGTCTTCTACAACCCGCAACATCCGTACACTTGGGGTCTGTTGCGTTCCGTTCCGCGTCTGGACAGCTCGAAAGATGAAGATCTCATCCCGATCGAAGGCACACCGCCCGATTTGATCGCACCGCCGAAAGGATGCGCATTCGCACCGCGCTGCCCGTACGCGATGGAGATCTGCATGGAACAGGATCCGGAAATGACGAAGCTCGACCAAAACCATTCAGCTGCTTGCTGGCTTCTCCACCCGAACGCTCCTAAAGTTGAACGTCCAGTAGAAGTAGGGGGAGGTCACCACAATGGCTAA
- a CDS encoding ABC transporter ATP-binding protein, producing the protein MANATTTAANSTQTGTDTILEVKNLSKHFDLGRGTILKAVDNVSFSIKRGETFGLVGESGCGKSTTGRTIIRLYDATQGTVKFNGKDVHKVQGRDLKQFNRDMQMIFQDPYASLNPRMTVGDIIGEGIDIHKLLSGRQRLDRIYELLRTVGLNEEHASRFPHEFSGGQRQRIGIARSLAIEPQFIIADEPISALDVSIQAQVVNLMKKLQEERGLTYLFIAHDLAMVKHISDRIGVMYLGSLVEVTEATELYRKPMHPYTEALLSAIPIPDPEIERTRERIILEGDVPSPVNPPSGCRFRTRCPKAMPECAQITPELKEVEPGHHVACLLYS; encoded by the coding sequence ATGGCTAATGCTACAACCACCGCTGCAAACTCGACCCAAACGGGTACGGATACCATTCTTGAGGTCAAAAACCTCTCGAAACATTTTGACTTGGGCCGCGGTACGATTCTGAAGGCTGTTGATAACGTGTCCTTCTCGATCAAGCGTGGTGAAACTTTCGGTCTGGTAGGCGAATCAGGTTGCGGTAAGTCCACCACCGGACGTACGATCATCCGTCTGTATGATGCAACTCAAGGTACCGTTAAGTTCAACGGCAAAGATGTGCACAAAGTGCAAGGTCGCGACTTGAAGCAATTCAACCGCGACATGCAGATGATCTTCCAAGACCCGTATGCATCGCTCAACCCGCGGATGACTGTCGGCGACATCATCGGTGAAGGTATCGACATTCACAAGTTGCTCTCCGGCCGTCAACGCCTGGATCGCATCTACGAACTGTTGCGTACCGTTGGTTTGAACGAAGAACACGCATCTCGTTTCCCGCATGAATTCTCCGGCGGTCAACGTCAGCGTATCGGTATCGCACGCTCTTTGGCGATCGAACCGCAGTTCATCATTGCGGACGAACCGATCTCCGCACTGGACGTGTCGATCCAAGCACAGGTTGTTAACCTGATGAAGAAATTGCAAGAAGAGCGCGGTTTGACCTACCTCTTCATCGCGCATGACTTGGCGATGGTTAAGCACATTTCTGACCGGATCGGCGTTATGTACCTCGGCTCACTCGTCGAAGTGACTGAGGCAACCGAACTGTATCGCAAGCCGATGCATCCGTACACGGAAGCACTGCTTTCTGCAATCCCGATTCCGGACCCGGAAATCGAGCGCACCCGTGAACGCATCATCCTGGAAGGCGACGTTCCGTCTCCGGTTAACCCGCCGTCCGGTTGCCGTTTCCGTACGCGTTGCCCGAAAGCAATGCCGGAATGCGCACAGATCACTCCGGAACTGAAAGAAGTTGAGCCGGGCCACCATGTGGCTTGCCTGCTCTACAGCTAA
- the polA gene encoding DNA polymerase I produces the protein MTDKKKLVLIDGNSITYRAFFALPPLSNSKGQYTNAAYGFTTMLLKLLQDEQPTHLMVAFDKGKATVRQQIYAEYKGTREKTPGELREQFPIVREILDSFGIPYVEVEGHEADDIIGTITQEAEQIGYDSLVVTGDKDLLQLVSDRVTTMLTRKGISETEKYTEKEIQERYGLTPLQIIDLKGLMGDTSDNIPGIPGVGEKTALKLLAQYPTVEEVLAHVDEAPGKKLQEKLREHADSARLSKQLATINRAVPLDIDFESYRFESYDAGKVREIFKALEFKSLLDRLPEGGSESELVEQEPAVKQEAVTTQIIAADELAGIIEKLPATVGFYLDLEGNYQFGDLHGLAIATQEAAWYLPFDKTLPAELGALFQDQTKTKVFYDVKAVCTALKKHDIDLDHNVFCTLLGSYLLSPSEGTPDLFEVIEHHSGWRLSPLPKGTAKKPVEISLEERANLAGAVAAANVHIAEKVGEALEAGDLMALYRDLELPLSFVLADMEGLGVRIDTSELREIGENLKERIEALQKEIYELAGSEFNLNSPKQLGEVLFDKLGLPASKKTKTGYSTSADVLEKLAEHSPVVQKILEYRHLGKLQSTYVEGLLNAARQNGDIFRVHTQFNQALTATGRLSSTEPNLQNIPIRTEEGRRLRHVFVPTDPEWKILAADYSQIELRILAHISGDENMIDAFVHDEDIHTRTATQVFEVTPEEVDSNMRRAAKAVNFGIVYGISDFGLSQNLNIPRKQAGQFIASYFEKFPGVKRYMEDVVDQARRDEYVTTLLGRKRHLPDINASNFNMRSFAERTAMNTPIQGTAADVIKKAMVNIHKEMQERSLRANMLLQVHDELIFECPPEEIEELKELVRREMEQVTALSVPLKADLNVGDTWYEAK, from the coding sequence ATGACCGATAAAAAGAAATTAGTTCTCATCGATGGGAACTCCATTACATACCGAGCTTTTTTTGCCCTGCCGCCGTTGTCGAACAGCAAAGGGCAGTATACGAATGCTGCTTATGGTTTTACGACGATGCTTCTGAAGTTGCTACAGGACGAGCAGCCGACGCATCTGATGGTCGCTTTCGATAAAGGGAAGGCGACCGTCCGTCAACAGATCTACGCGGAATATAAAGGAACGCGCGAGAAGACACCAGGCGAGCTTCGCGAGCAATTCCCGATTGTGCGCGAGATTCTGGACAGTTTTGGTATTCCTTATGTAGAAGTTGAAGGACACGAAGCTGATGATATTATCGGTACGATCACCCAAGAAGCGGAGCAGATCGGGTACGATTCGCTGGTCGTAACAGGAGATAAGGATTTGTTGCAGCTTGTCTCCGATCGGGTAACGACGATGTTGACTCGCAAAGGAATTTCCGAGACCGAGAAGTATACAGAAAAAGAAATTCAGGAGCGTTACGGTCTGACCCCTCTGCAGATCATCGATCTGAAAGGATTGATGGGCGATACGTCCGACAACATTCCAGGCATTCCAGGTGTGGGGGAGAAGACCGCACTGAAACTGCTAGCGCAATATCCGACTGTAGAAGAAGTGCTGGCTCATGTCGATGAGGCACCGGGCAAGAAATTGCAAGAAAAACTGCGGGAGCACGCCGACTCGGCACGACTTTCCAAACAATTAGCGACAATTAACCGTGCTGTCCCTCTCGACATCGACTTTGAGTCCTACCGCTTCGAATCCTATGATGCGGGCAAAGTGCGCGAGATCTTTAAGGCGCTTGAATTCAAGTCTTTGCTCGACCGACTGCCCGAGGGCGGTAGTGAATCGGAACTGGTGGAACAAGAGCCGGCTGTAAAACAAGAAGCGGTGACGACGCAGATCATCGCTGCAGATGAGCTCGCAGGCATCATCGAGAAGCTTCCAGCAACGGTTGGCTTCTATCTCGACTTGGAAGGCAACTACCAGTTCGGTGATCTGCACGGGCTGGCCATTGCGACCCAAGAGGCAGCATGGTATCTTCCGTTTGACAAAACGCTACCAGCCGAGCTTGGCGCACTTTTTCAAGACCAGACCAAAACAAAGGTCTTTTATGACGTGAAGGCAGTTTGCACCGCACTAAAAAAACACGACATCGACTTGGATCACAACGTGTTCTGTACCTTGCTCGGTTCCTATTTGCTTTCGCCGTCTGAAGGTACACCCGATCTGTTTGAGGTGATCGAACACCATAGTGGCTGGAGGCTCTCCCCGCTACCGAAAGGCACCGCGAAAAAGCCGGTGGAGATCAGTCTCGAAGAGCGTGCGAATTTGGCGGGCGCTGTGGCTGCTGCGAATGTGCACATCGCGGAGAAAGTGGGAGAAGCGCTGGAAGCAGGAGACTTAATGGCGCTGTATCGTGACCTTGAACTGCCTTTGTCCTTCGTGTTGGCCGACATGGAGGGGCTGGGTGTCCGAATCGACACCTCAGAATTGAGGGAGATCGGGGAGAATTTAAAAGAGCGCATCGAAGCGTTGCAAAAAGAAATCTATGAGTTGGCTGGTAGCGAGTTCAATCTCAACTCTCCCAAGCAACTTGGTGAAGTGCTATTTGATAAATTGGGGCTACCAGCATCGAAGAAGACCAAAACAGGTTATTCGACCTCGGCAGACGTGTTGGAAAAATTGGCCGAGCATTCCCCAGTTGTGCAGAAAATTCTCGAGTACCGCCATCTGGGCAAGCTCCAGTCTACCTACGTGGAAGGCTTGCTGAATGCTGCTCGTCAAAACGGAGACATCTTCCGTGTCCATACACAATTTAACCAAGCGCTGACGGCGACTGGACGTCTGTCCTCGACCGAACCGAATTTGCAAAACATCCCGATCCGCACAGAAGAAGGACGCCGCCTGCGCCATGTTTTCGTGCCGACCGATCCGGAATGGAAAATCCTTGCGGCCGACTACTCGCAGATCGAGTTGCGCATCTTGGCCCATATTTCGGGTGACGAAAACATGATCGATGCGTTCGTCCACGACGAAGATATCCATACTCGCACGGCGACACAGGTGTTTGAAGTCACGCCTGAAGAGGTTGATTCGAACATGCGGCGAGCAGCGAAAGCGGTCAACTTTGGGATCGTGTACGGGATTTCTGACTTTGGGTTGTCGCAAAACTTGAACATCCCGCGCAAGCAAGCGGGGCAGTTCATTGCCAGCTATTTTGAAAAATTTCCTGGCGTGAAGCGCTATATGGAAGATGTGGTCGATCAGGCGCGCCGGGATGAGTATGTTACCACCTTGCTCGGTCGCAAGCGTCATCTGCCCGACATTAACGCATCCAATTTCAACATGCGAAGCTTTGCTGAGCGCACGGCGATGAATACGCCGATTCAAGGAACGGCTGCCGATGTGATCAAAAAAGCGATGGTCAATATCCACAAAGAAATGCAAGAGCGGAGCCTGCGCGCCAACATGCTGCTGCAGGTGCACGATGAACTGATCTTCGAATGCCCGCCCGAAGAGATCGAGGAACTGAAAGAACTGGTGCGTCGTGAAATGGAGCAGGTGACGGCGCTTTCCGTGCCGCTGAAGGCGGATCTCAACGTCGGTGATACTTGGTATGAAGCGAAATAA
- the mutM gene encoding DNA-formamidopyrimidine glycosylase: protein MPELPEVETVRRGLQSLVLGKTIDHVTVSLPRIIRMPDDVQQFALMIQGHTIDAVERRGKYLLLDIGPYTLVSHLRMEGRYGVYRSEEPIEKHTHVIFHFTDGMELRYKDVRQFGTMDLLPRGEYALLPGLAALGPEPLDATFTVDVLRQALHKRRSGKIKVLLLDQTFVAGLGNIYVDEVLFRSGIHPEANGPSLQEEQIVRLHDAIVAVLTQSVELGGSSVKSYVNGYGQEGGMQHQHKVYGLEETPCPNCGTEIAKSRVGGRGTHFCPSCQPLNN, encoded by the coding sequence TTGCCGGAATTGCCAGAGGTTGAGACGGTGCGCCGTGGGCTGCAGTCGCTGGTCTTAGGCAAGACGATCGACCATGTGACGGTCAGTCTACCGCGCATCATACGGATGCCCGACGATGTGCAGCAATTTGCCTTGATGATACAAGGGCATACCATCGATGCGGTGGAGCGTCGTGGCAAGTACCTATTGCTCGACATCGGGCCGTACACGTTAGTCTCGCACTTGCGGATGGAAGGCCGCTACGGCGTCTACCGCTCTGAGGAGCCCATAGAAAAGCATACGCACGTCATCTTCCACTTTACCGATGGCATGGAACTGCGCTACAAAGATGTGCGTCAGTTTGGCACGATGGATTTGTTGCCGCGCGGGGAGTACGCCTTGTTGCCAGGGCTTGCTGCGCTCGGACCCGAGCCGCTCGACGCAACGTTTACGGTGGACGTGCTCAGACAGGCTTTGCATAAGCGCCGTAGCGGAAAAATAAAAGTATTGTTGCTCGACCAGACATTTGTTGCGGGGCTTGGCAATATCTATGTAGATGAGGTGCTGTTTCGATCGGGCATCCATCCCGAAGCGAACGGCCCGAGCCTGCAAGAGGAGCAAATTGTCCGCCTGCACGATGCGATCGTAGCGGTGCTCACCCAGTCTGTTGAACTGGGCGGCTCCTCCGTCAAATCGTATGTGAACGGCTATGGACAAGAAGGTGGCATGCAGCATCAACACAAAGTCTACGGTCTCGAAGAAACGCCGTGCCCGAACTGCGGCACCGAGATCGCGAAGTCCCGTGTTGGTGGACGAGGCACGCACTTTTGCCCGTCGTGCCAACCTCTGAACAACTAA
- the ytaF gene encoding sporulation membrane protein YtaF yields the protein MLHFFSLLVLAFAVSLDGFGVGLTYGLRKIRFPLWSLLVVTLCSATMILIAMQLGDVISHYLTDSFAKNFGAVILIGVGSFAIYNILTQKEKEPVAEEQTPDESAAPVEEKQHKTVLHVELKKVGLVIQILRTPSSADVDRSGDISVKEALILGLALSMDGFGAGVGASLIGFHSISTALTIAGMNLMFIYSGLRVGMRYADARLMRKMMYIPGAMLILIGLSKFF from the coding sequence ATGCTTCACTTTTTTTCGCTGCTGGTGCTTGCGTTTGCTGTCTCACTCGACGGCTTTGGCGTAGGCTTGACTTATGGACTTCGCAAAATCCGCTTTCCTTTGTGGTCGTTGCTTGTCGTAACGCTTTGTTCGGCGACGATGATTTTGATTGCAATGCAGTTGGGGGATGTGATCTCCCACTATCTGACCGATTCTTTCGCCAAAAATTTTGGCGCAGTGATTTTGATCGGTGTCGGCAGTTTTGCGATCTATAACATTTTGACCCAAAAGGAAAAGGAGCCTGTGGCGGAGGAGCAGACACCAGACGAGTCGGCCGCACCAGTTGAGGAGAAACAACACAAGACTGTTTTGCATGTGGAACTGAAGAAGGTCGGTCTGGTCATTCAAATTCTGCGTACCCCGTCGTCCGCCGATGTGGATCGTTCCGGCGATATTTCGGTCAAAGAAGCGCTAATTCTCGGTTTGGCCTTGTCGATGGACGGATTCGGGGCTGGCGTGGGAGCATCTTTGATCGGGTTTCACTCGATTTCGACCGCATTGACAATCGCGGGGATGAACCTGATGTTCATCTACTCAGGACTTCGCGTCGGGATGCGCTATGCAGATGCGAGATTGATGCGCAAGATGATGTACATTCCAGGCGCGATGCTGATTTTGATCGGTCTTTCTAAATTCTTTTGA
- the coaE gene encoding dephospho-CoA kinase (Dephospho-CoA kinase (CoaE) performs the final step in coenzyme A biosynthesis.) encodes MIVGLTGSIATGKSTVSQMFADLGAVIIDADKIVREVQQPGKPAFQEIVEYFGAAVLLPNGELDRAALGSLVFGNEENRQKLNAIVHPRVREERDQQTERAVALDPNQVIIWDIPLLIETGIYQEVDRTIVVYVDRETQYERLLKRDELSAEAAEKRIAAQMPIEEKKRYADFLIDNRGTVEDTARQVRAIWEQLNKRFDL; translated from the coding sequence ATGATCGTAGGTCTGACCGGCTCGATAGCAACAGGAAAAAGCACCGTTTCGCAGATGTTCGCCGATTTAGGGGCCGTCATCATCGATGCAGATAAGATCGTGCGCGAGGTACAGCAGCCTGGCAAACCGGCGTTTCAGGAGATCGTCGAGTATTTTGGTGCAGCTGTACTTTTACCAAATGGTGAACTGGATCGCGCCGCACTCGGATCGCTCGTCTTTGGCAATGAAGAGAACAGGCAAAAGCTGAACGCGATCGTGCATCCACGCGTTCGCGAGGAGCGAGACCAACAGACTGAGCGTGCCGTCGCGCTCGACCCGAATCAAGTCATCATCTGGGATATCCCACTTTTGATCGAGACGGGTATCTATCAAGAAGTGGATCGGACGATCGTTGTCTATGTAGATCGGGAGACGCAATATGAGCGTCTTCTGAAACGGGACGAGCTGTCGGCAGAAGCGGCGGAAAAACGCATCGCGGCCCAGATGCCAATCGAGGAGAAGAAGCGCTACGCTGACTTCCTGATCGACAATCGAGGCACGGTCGAGGACACGGCGCGGCAGGTGCGGGCCATCTGGGAGCAATTGAACAAGAGGTTCGATCTGTGA
- a CDS encoding lytic transglycosylase domain-containing protein, which produces MIWPRISWVLTPKAKRKVAIILGLIFLIVMVVGSDGFWRLLYPIHHAETIRQAAEKNNLDPLLIASIIRVESKFRAENVSKVGAVGLMQLMPETADWIAKESDIPYRGTVDLSDPETNIHMGSWYITSLIKQFKGNRAAAIAAYNAGPGRVSRWINEGVWDGTFETSEKIPVGETRHYIQRVFFSYEKYQQLYPNF; this is translated from the coding sequence GTGATCTGGCCGCGTATCTCTTGGGTGCTCACGCCCAAAGCAAAACGCAAAGTTGCGATCATCCTCGGCTTGATCTTTCTGATCGTGATGGTAGTCGGCAGTGACGGATTTTGGCGCTTGCTCTATCCGATCCACCATGCAGAGACGATCCGACAGGCGGCGGAGAAAAATAACCTCGATCCGCTCCTGATCGCCTCGATCATCCGGGTGGAAAGCAAATTCCGCGCCGAAAATGTATCGAAGGTCGGTGCGGTCGGTCTGATGCAACTGATGCCGGAAACGGCAGACTGGATCGCCAAGGAGAGCGACATCCCGTATCGTGGCACGGTAGATCTTTCCGACCCCGAGACCAACATTCACATGGGTTCGTGGTACATCACCAGTCTGATCAAGCAATTTAAAGGCAATCGAGCTGCGGCGATTGCCGCTTACAACGCCGGACCGGGTCGGGTATCGCGCTGGATCAACGAAGGCGTGTGGGACGGAACGTTTGAAACTTCGGAGAAAATACCGGTCGGAGAAACGCGCCATTATATTCAACGCGTCTTTTTTTCCTACGAAAAGTACCAACAGCTCTATCCAAATTTTTAA